In a single window of the Pseudomonas oryzihabitans genome:
- a CDS encoding PLP-dependent aminotransferase family protein, which yields MLGFDPSGLLLEPGQGLARQLYQGLRGRILTGELAAGVRLPASRELARLLGVSRNTVTAAYEQLLAEGFLDSRPGDGTYVVPVTQVLTAPDTTVRATPAPPASVPPGAPCAFRVGLPAVDLFPFATWARLQQRFWRQPEPALLGYREPGGELRLRRLLSAYLRQARGLVCAPEQILITSGAQQAIELCARLLLAPGARAAMEDPGYRAAGLALQSGGARLQGVAVDGAGLVVEQLAGLPDCRLVYVTPSHQYPTGAVLSLPRRLALLDWAQQADGWIVEDDYDGEYRYQGAPLAPLAALDRHGRVLYVGTFSKIAFPGLRLGYLVAPPALVPALLELQRAGIRHLDSATQTVMADFIEQGHFQRHIRRMRRAARSRRDALLAGWPEVAGCATPGVPVAGLHLCLPVVSLAREAELVAQAAAVGVELNALSRYWLPEGSTPPDARAGLVLGFAAVPEARIVEALARLRGAWT from the coding sequence ATGCTGGGATTCGATCCGTCGGGGCTGTTGCTGGAGCCCGGCCAGGGTCTGGCGCGCCAGCTTTACCAGGGCCTGCGGGGGCGGATCCTGACTGGTGAGCTGGCCGCCGGGGTGCGCCTGCCGGCCAGTCGCGAACTGGCGCGGCTGCTGGGCGTGTCGCGCAATACCGTGACCGCGGCCTACGAGCAGCTGCTGGCCGAGGGCTTTCTCGACAGCCGCCCGGGCGACGGTACCTATGTCGTGCCCGTGACCCAGGTCCTGACCGCTCCCGATACCACGGTCAGGGCCACGCCTGCGCCTCCAGCCAGCGTGCCACCCGGCGCGCCGTGCGCCTTTCGCGTCGGTCTGCCTGCGGTGGATCTGTTTCCCTTCGCCACCTGGGCGCGGCTGCAGCAGCGTTTCTGGCGCCAGCCCGAGCCGGCCCTGCTCGGCTATCGCGAACCCGGGGGCGAACTACGCCTGCGGCGCTTGCTGAGCGCCTACCTGCGCCAGGCGCGGGGCCTGGTCTGCGCACCCGAGCAGATCCTCATCACCAGCGGCGCCCAGCAGGCCATCGAACTCTGCGCCCGGTTGCTGCTGGCGCCCGGAGCCCGGGCGGCCATGGAGGATCCCGGCTATCGCGCCGCGGGCCTGGCCTTGCAGAGTGGCGGCGCGCGATTGCAGGGAGTCGCGGTGGATGGGGCCGGGCTGGTGGTGGAGCAGCTGGCAGGGCTGCCGGACTGCCGGCTGGTCTATGTCACCCCGTCGCACCAGTATCCCACCGGCGCGGTACTGTCCCTGCCGCGCCGCCTGGCGCTGCTGGACTGGGCGCAGCAGGCCGACGGCTGGATCGTAGAGGACGACTACGACGGCGAATACCGCTACCAGGGCGCGCCCCTGGCACCCCTGGCCGCGTTGGATCGTCACGGCCGGGTGCTCTATGTCGGCACCTTTTCCAAGATCGCCTTTCCCGGCCTGCGCCTGGGCTATCTGGTGGCCCCGCCCGCGCTGGTGCCGGCGCTGCTGGAGCTGCAACGGGCCGGCATCCGCCATCTCGACAGCGCCACCCAGACGGTCATGGCCGATTTCATCGAACAGGGCCATTTCCAGCGCCACATCAGGCGCATGAGACGCGCCGCGCGTAGCCGCCGCGATGCCCTGCTGGCCGGCTGGCCCGAAGTTGCCGGCTGCGCCACGCCGGGCGTGCCGGTGGCTGGCCTGCACCTGTGCCTACCGGTCGTCAGCCTCGCCCGCGAAGCCGAGCTGGTAGCCCAGGCCGCCGCGGTTGGGGTAGAGCTCAATGCCCTGTCGCGTTACTGGCTGCCCGAAGGCTCGACCCCGCCCGACGCCCGCGCCGGACTGGTGCTGGGCTTCGCGGCGGTGCCGGAGGCGCGGATCGTCGAGGCGCTGGCCAGGCTGCGGGGGGCCTGGACCTGA
- a CDS encoding FMN-binding negative transcriptional regulator: MYPNPAFCFDDLPRLHQHLRDHALALLISQTSSGPLVSHLPLWLDPDEGPHGTLYGHLARSNPQAQALVAAGQVLAVFQGPQAYVSPAFYPGKAEHGRVVPTWNYQAVHARGSVEVFDDPERLLPLLERLTDQHEAGRARPWQVADAPADYVQGMLRAIRGLRLPLDSLQGIAKLSQNRTAADREGVRQGLAASPVPGDQALAALITPPT; encoded by the coding sequence ATGTACCCCAACCCCGCCTTCTGTTTCGATGACCTGCCCAGGCTGCACCAGCACCTGCGGGATCACGCCCTGGCGCTGCTGATCAGTCAGACCTCATCCGGTCCCCTGGTGAGCCATCTGCCGCTCTGGCTGGACCCCGACGAGGGCCCCCATGGCACCCTCTACGGCCATCTGGCGCGCAGCAATCCCCAGGCCCAGGCACTCGTCGCGGCGGGGCAGGTACTGGCGGTGTTCCAGGGTCCCCAGGCCTATGTCAGCCCGGCCTTCTATCCCGGCAAGGCCGAGCATGGCCGAGTGGTGCCGACCTGGAACTACCAGGCGGTGCACGCCCGTGGCAGCGTCGAGGTGTTCGATGATCCCGAGCGCCTGCTGCCTCTGCTTGAGCGCCTCACCGACCAGCACGAAGCCGGGCGCGCCCGGCCCTGGCAGGTTGCGGACGCGCCAGCGGATTATGTGCAGGGCATGCTGCGCGCCATCCGTGGTCTGCGCCTGCCGCTGGACAGCCTCCAGGGCATCGCCAAGCTCAGCCAGAATCGCACCGCTGCCGACCGTGAAGGCGTCCGCCAGGGTCTGGCCGCCAGCCCTGTACCCGGCGACCAGGCCCTGGCCGCCCTGATCACCCCTCCCACCTGA
- a CDS encoding GNAT family N-acetyltransferase, producing MTTLDWTPAHLPQPRLLQGHHVRLEPLDPKRHGADLWQALHDQDPALWDYLPYGPFTEQAAFATWLTGLAEGRDPLFYAVVDPQDGRALGQLSLMSIVPEHGSIEIGHVAFGGRLQRTPLATEAFYLLMQEAFALGYRRLEWKCDDANARSKRAAERLGFSHEGLFRQHRVVKGRNRDTAWFSLLDHEWPGVDAGFRRWLAAENFDAAGRQRSALAVTAGHTS from the coding sequence ATGACCACCCTCGACTGGACCCCGGCCCACCTGCCCCAGCCGCGCCTGCTGCAAGGCCACCATGTGCGCCTGGAACCCCTGGATCCAAAGCGCCACGGTGCCGATCTCTGGCAGGCCCTGCACGACCAGGATCCGGCCCTGTGGGACTATCTACCCTATGGGCCCTTCACCGAGCAGGCCGCCTTCGCCACCTGGCTGACGGGTCTCGCCGAGGGTCGCGATCCGCTGTTCTATGCCGTGGTGGATCCCCAGGACGGACGTGCTCTGGGTCAGCTCAGCCTGATGAGTATCGTCCCCGAACATGGCAGCATCGAGATTGGCCATGTCGCCTTTGGCGGACGTCTGCAGCGCACACCCCTGGCCACCGAGGCCTTTTACCTCCTGATGCAGGAGGCCTTCGCCCTGGGCTATCGCCGCCTGGAATGGAAGTGCGATGACGCCAATGCGCGCTCGAAGCGAGCCGCCGAGCGCCTGGGCTTCAGCCATGAAGGCCTGTTTCGCCAGCACCGGGTGGTCAAGGGCCGCAACCGCGACACCGCCTGGTTCAGCCTGCTGGATCACGAGTGGCCAGGTGTGGATGCTGGCTTCCGGCGCTGGCTGGCAGCAGAGAACTTCGATGCCGCAGGGCGCCAGCGGAGCGCCCTGGCCGTGACCGCCGGACATACCAGCTGA
- a CDS encoding metal ABC transporter ATP-binding protein, producing MIALDGVSVTYRNGHTALREASLTVPSGSITALVGVNGSGKSTLFKAIMGFVSLRTGQVRVDDLPVAQALKRNLVAYVPQSEDVDWDFPVRVEDVVLMGRYGRMNFLRLARAADHQAVDAALARVGLTELRKRQIGELSGGQKKRVFLARALAQDSRVILLDEPFTGVDATSERAIIELLQALRAEGRSMLVSTHDLASIERFCDRTVLLDRTVLAEGPTAEVFTRENLERTFGGALRLFESDRPEPLRRERA from the coding sequence ATGATCGCCCTCGACGGAGTCAGCGTGACCTATCGCAATGGCCACACCGCCCTGCGCGAGGCCAGCCTGACGGTGCCCAGCGGGTCCATCACCGCCCTGGTGGGGGTCAATGGCAGCGGCAAGTCCACCCTGTTCAAGGCGATCATGGGCTTCGTATCCCTGCGCACCGGCCAGGTGCGGGTCGATGACCTGCCGGTGGCTCAGGCGCTCAAGCGCAATCTCGTCGCCTACGTACCCCAGAGCGAAGACGTGGACTGGGACTTTCCGGTACGGGTGGAGGACGTGGTGCTCATGGGCCGCTACGGCCGGATGAATTTCCTGCGGCTGGCGCGCGCGGCCGACCACCAGGCGGTCGACGCCGCCCTGGCGCGGGTGGGGCTGACCGAGCTGCGCAAGCGGCAGATCGGCGAACTCTCCGGCGGCCAGAAGAAGCGCGTCTTCCTGGCCCGTGCCCTGGCCCAGGACAGCCGGGTGATCCTGCTGGACGAACCCTTCACCGGGGTGGATGCCACCTCCGAGCGGGCCATTATCGAACTGCTCCAGGCCCTGCGCGCCGAGGGTCGCTCGATGCTGGTCTCGACCCATGACCTGGCCAGCATCGAACGCTTCTGCGATCGCACCGTCTTGCTCGATCGCACCGTGCTGGCCGAGGGGCCGACGGCCGAGGTCTTTACCCGAGAAAACCTGGAGCGCACCTTTGGCGGCGCCCTGCGCCTGTTCGAGAGTGACCGACCAGAGCCTCTGCGGCGGGAGCGCGCCTGA
- a CDS encoding GNAT family N-acetyltransferase, translating into MTIRPLSEADHAVWHALWQAYLAFYETVLPETTYARTWERLLDPSEPVHGALAWDGERSLGLVHFIYHPSCWTETDYCYLQDLYVAEGHRGGGLGRALIEHVYARAEADGCDRVHWLTQETNQAGRQLYDRIATRSGFIQYRHLLGERP; encoded by the coding sequence ATGACCATCCGCCCCCTGAGCGAAGCCGATCATGCCGTCTGGCACGCGCTGTGGCAGGCCTACCTGGCCTTCTATGAAACCGTCCTGCCCGAAACCACCTATGCCCGCACCTGGGAGCGACTGCTCGATCCGAGCGAACCCGTCCATGGCGCCCTGGCCTGGGACGGCGAGCGGTCCCTGGGCTTGGTGCATTTCATCTATCACCCGTCCTGCTGGACCGAGACCGACTACTGCTACCTGCAGGATCTCTATGTCGCCGAAGGCCATCGCGGCGGCGGTCTGGGCCGCGCCCTGATCGAGCATGTCTATGCCCGTGCCGAAGCGGATGGCTGCGACCGGGTGCACTGGCTGACCCAGGAGACCAACCAGGCGGGACGCCAGCTCTATGATCGCATCGCCACTCGCTCGGGTTTCATCCAGTACCGCCACCTGCTGGGAGAAAGGCCATGA
- a CDS encoding metal ABC transporter permease, translating into MDWLRLTLEVDFMRQALLMAVLVAVPTALLSCFLVLKGWALLGDAIAHAVFPGLVLASALGAPLVVGAFVAGLGCALATGYLKRHSRVKQDTLMGVVFSGMFGLGLVLHARLPTELHLDHILLGDLLGVTPEAFWQMAVIAALVLLALACRWRDLLVLAFDAAQARALGLRVDVLHYGLLGLIALTVVGALQAVGMVPVVALLIAPGATAFLLTRSFGWMLLVATTLAVLAALGGVLLSLVWDSAPAPTMVVLLTAGFLLALTWRLWRDRRRSGDKGVQVA; encoded by the coding sequence ATGGACTGGTTGCGGCTGACCCTGGAAGTCGACTTCATGCGCCAGGCGCTGTTGATGGCCGTGCTGGTAGCAGTCCCGACGGCGCTGCTGTCGTGCTTTCTGGTGCTCAAGGGCTGGGCGCTGCTGGGCGACGCCATCGCCCATGCGGTGTTTCCCGGCCTGGTGCTGGCCTCGGCGCTGGGTGCGCCCCTGGTCGTCGGCGCCTTTGTCGCGGGCCTGGGCTGCGCCCTGGCGACCGGCTATCTCAAACGCCACAGCCGGGTGAAGCAGGACACCCTGATGGGCGTGGTCTTCTCCGGCATGTTTGGCCTGGGCCTGGTGCTGCATGCCAGGCTGCCAACGGAGCTGCACCTGGACCATATCCTGCTCGGCGATCTGCTGGGGGTGACCCCGGAGGCCTTCTGGCAGATGGCGGTGATCGCAGCCCTAGTGCTGCTGGCGCTGGCCTGTCGCTGGCGCGACCTGCTGGTGCTGGCCTTCGATGCGGCCCAGGCACGGGCGCTGGGCCTGCGGGTGGATGTGCTGCACTACGGCCTGCTCGGACTCATCGCCCTGACCGTGGTTGGCGCGCTGCAGGCAGTGGGCATGGTACCGGTGGTGGCGCTGCTGATCGCCCCGGGTGCCACCGCCTTCCTGTTGACCCGCTCCTTTGGCTGGATGCTGCTGGTAGCCACGACGCTGGCGGTGCTGGCGGCCTTGGGCGGGGTACTCCTGAGCCTGGTCTGGGACAGCGCACCGGCACCGACCATGGTGGTACTGCTGACGGCCGGCTTCCTGCTGGCCCTGACATGGCGCCTGTGGCGGGATCGACGTCGTTCGGGCGACAAGGGCGTTCAAGTGGCCTGA
- a CDS encoding CBS domain-containing protein, giving the protein MKTVAQLLALKTQQDVYTITPDAWVLDALRLMAEKNVGALPVMRDGELVGIVSERDYARKVVLEGRSSYATPVSEIMTEAVIIVLPQQTVGDCMQMMTDHHLRHLPVMGNGKLIGLLSIGDLVKATTVQQAELIRHLEGYIRGE; this is encoded by the coding sequence ATGAAAACCGTCGCCCAGTTGCTTGCCCTCAAGACCCAGCAGGACGTCTACACCATCACCCCGGACGCCTGGGTACTCGACGCCCTGCGGCTGATGGCGGAAAAGAACGTGGGGGCGCTGCCGGTGATGCGCGACGGCGAACTGGTGGGCATCGTCAGCGAGCGCGACTATGCACGCAAGGTGGTACTAGAGGGGCGCTCCTCCTATGCGACGCCGGTCAGCGAGATCATGACCGAGGCGGTCATCATCGTGCTGCCGCAGCAGACCGTGGGTGACTGCATGCAGATGATGACCGACCACCACCTGCGCCACCTGCCGGTCATGGGTAACGGCAAGCTGATCGGTCTGCTGTCCATCGGCGACCTGGTCAAGGCGACCACTGTGCAGCAGGCGGAGCTGATCCGCCATCTGGAGGGCTACATCCGCGGTGAGTAA
- a CDS encoding metal ABC transporter permease, giving the protein MEGLLEPLAYGYMRSALGAAALVGGLCAFLSAYLMLKGWSLIGDALSHAVVPGVAGAYLLGLPLALGAFLAGGAAAGAMLGLRQYTRLKEDVIIGLIFSAFFGGGLFLVSLAPVAVDIQTIVFGNILAITPEASRQLLIIAAVSLLVLVLKWRDLLLVFFDEGQARACGLNPTGYKLLFFTLLALSTVAAMQTVGAFLVIALVVTPGATAYLLSDRFSRVVLISVAIGVGSGLLGTYLSYFLDGATGGCVVVLQTLIFLLAFVLAPRHGLLANRRRARRTAEAS; this is encoded by the coding sequence ATGGAAGGGCTGCTGGAGCCGCTGGCCTACGGCTACATGAGAAGCGCCCTGGGGGCGGCGGCGCTGGTGGGCGGACTGTGCGCCTTCCTCTCCGCCTACCTGATGCTCAAGGGCTGGTCGCTGATCGGTGATGCCCTGTCTCACGCGGTGGTACCAGGCGTGGCTGGCGCCTATCTGCTCGGCCTGCCGCTGGCCCTGGGCGCCTTTCTCGCCGGCGGCGCGGCAGCCGGGGCCATGCTGGGGCTGCGGCAATACACCCGGCTGAAAGAAGACGTCATCATCGGTCTGATCTTCAGCGCCTTCTTTGGCGGCGGGCTATTTCTGGTCTCGCTGGCGCCGGTGGCGGTGGACATCCAGACCATCGTCTTCGGCAACATCCTGGCCATCACCCCCGAGGCCAGTCGCCAGCTGCTGATCATCGCCGCCGTCTCCCTGCTGGTGCTGGTGCTCAAGTGGCGTGACCTCCTGCTGGTGTTCTTCGACGAGGGCCAGGCGCGCGCCTGTGGTCTCAATCCCACCGGCTACAAGCTGCTGTTCTTTACCCTGCTGGCGCTGAGTACGGTAGCGGCCATGCAGACGGTGGGCGCCTTCCTGGTCATCGCCCTGGTGGTGACGCCGGGGGCGACGGCCTATCTGCTCAGTGACCGCTTTTCGCGGGTGGTGCTGATCAGCGTGGCCATCGGTGTCGGCAGTGGCCTGCTGGGCACCTATCTCAGCTACTTCCTCGACGGCGCCACCGGTGGCTGCGTGGTGGTCCTGCAGACGCTGATCTTCCTACTGGCCTTCGTCCTGGCACCCCGCCATGGTCTGCTGGCCAATCGGCGCCGGGCACGGCGGACCGCGGAGGCCAGCTGA
- a CDS encoding metal ABC transporter substrate-binding protein yields the protein MLEKTRRWTLAGLLGLLLGNAAQAAEPFKVVTTFTVIADMARNVAGDAAQVESITKPGAEIHNYQPTPGDLLKVRDAQLVLWNGLNLEVWFERFFGRMKDVPRAVVSQGIEPIVIAQGPYAGKPNPHAWMSPQAALIYVDNIRDALVEHDPVQADTYRRNADAYKARITATLDPLRQQLQAIPAERRWLVSSEGAFSYLARDLGLKELYLWPINADQQGTPQQVRRVIETVRAERIPAVFSESTVSAAPAEQVARESGARYGGVLYVDSLSAADGPVPTYLDLLRVTTETLVQGLAP from the coding sequence ATGCTAGAGAAGACGCGACGCTGGACCCTGGCGGGTCTGTTGGGACTGCTGCTGGGCAACGCTGCCCAGGCGGCGGAACCCTTCAAGGTGGTCACCACCTTCACGGTGATCGCCGACATGGCGCGCAATGTGGCGGGTGACGCCGCCCAGGTGGAATCCATCACCAAGCCCGGCGCCGAAATCCACAACTACCAGCCCACGCCAGGCGATCTGCTCAAGGTGCGCGACGCCCAGCTGGTGCTGTGGAACGGCCTGAATCTGGAAGTCTGGTTCGAGCGCTTCTTCGGCCGCATGAAAGACGTGCCCCGCGCGGTGGTTTCCCAGGGTATCGAGCCCATCGTCATCGCCCAGGGGCCCTATGCCGGCAAGCCCAATCCCCATGCCTGGATGTCACCCCAGGCGGCCTTGATCTACGTCGACAACATTCGCGATGCCCTGGTCGAGCACGATCCGGTCCAGGCCGACACCTACCGGCGTAATGCCGACGCCTACAAGGCGCGCATCACCGCTACCCTCGACCCCTTGCGCCAGCAATTGCAGGCGATTCCCGCCGAGCGCCGCTGGCTGGTATCGAGCGAGGGCGCCTTTAGCTATCTGGCGCGTGACCTGGGCCTGAAGGAGCTCTATCTCTGGCCGATCAATGCCGACCAGCAGGGCACGCCGCAGCAGGTGCGCCGGGTGATCGAGACGGTGCGCGCCGAGCGGATTCCGGCGGTCTTCAGCGAGAGCACCGTTTCCGCCGCGCCGGCCGAGCAGGTGGCGCGGGAGAGCGGCGCCCGCTATGGCGGGGTGCTCTACGTGGATTCGCTGAGCGCCGCCGACGGCCCGGTGCCCACCTATCTCGACCTGTTGCGAGTGACCACCGAGACCCTGGTACAGGGGCTGGCGCCATGA
- a CDS encoding SH3 domain-containing protein — translation MKPRYRLAVLCLGGSLAVTGCSNMSQNEWLNQENVGTVVGAAAGILIGSQIGGGSGRTAAMLAGALAGGALGKTLGAKLDQRDREALAVQTQKALEHAQDGQVTTWTSDHSGATARIVPVATETEARQVAVKRTPKVQKVEQLTLLNKPYQSIKSANLRAAPNDNAAKVGGLPTGTRFTALGRTGNDWIAVGRKGVTIGYVYAPLVTPATAATLATAGKTKAQPAPAVDLDTLDVASAKQQGVDLDAADLDAAPVQDKVAAKTTCRTLNYSLSQDGQQDQQTTKACQAADGAWELI, via the coding sequence ATGAAGCCTCGTTATCGCCTTGCCGTTCTCTGCCTCGGTGGCAGCCTCGCCGTCACCGGCTGCTCCAACATGTCGCAGAACGAATGGCTCAACCAGGAAAACGTCGGCACCGTGGTCGGTGCGGCGGCCGGCATCCTCATCGGCAGCCAGATCGGTGGTGGCAGTGGCCGTACCGCCGCCATGCTGGCCGGCGCCCTCGCCGGTGGCGCCCTGGGCAAGACCCTGGGCGCCAAACTCGACCAGCGTGATCGCGAGGCCCTGGCCGTGCAGACACAAAAGGCACTGGAGCACGCCCAGGATGGTCAGGTGACGACATGGACCTCCGACCACAGCGGCGCTACGGCCCGCATCGTGCCGGTGGCAACCGAGACCGAAGCCCGCCAGGTGGCGGTCAAGCGCACGCCCAAGGTGCAGAAGGTCGAGCAGTTGACCCTGCTCAACAAGCCCTATCAGTCGATCAAATCGGCCAATCTACGCGCTGCACCCAACGACAATGCCGCCAAGGTCGGCGGACTGCCCACGGGTACGCGCTTCACTGCCCTGGGCCGTACCGGCAACGACTGGATCGCGGTGGGCCGCAAGGGCGTGACCATCGGCTATGTCTACGCGCCCCTGGTGACTCCGGCGACGGCTGCCACGCTGGCGACCGCTGGCAAGACCAAGGCTCAACCGGCACCTGCGGTGGATCTGGACACCCTGGACGTGGCCAGCGCCAAGCAGCAGGGCGTGGACCTCGACGCCGCCGATCTCGATGCCGCGCCGGTGCAGGACAAGGTCGCCGCCAAGACCACCTGCCGCACCCTGAACTACAGCCTGAGCCAGGACGGTCAGCAGGATCAGCAGACCACCAAGGCCTGCCAGGCCGCTGACGGTGCCTGGGAACTGATCTAA